Proteins encoded by one window of Labrus bergylta chromosome 2, fLabBer1.1, whole genome shotgun sequence:
- the bmp1a gene encoding bone morphogenetic protein 1a, producing the protein MDLTARCLLLLSCLGVILAIDMESIDPGYYVDPIATSDAIDYKDPCKAVAFLGDIALDEEDLRMFKVDRIIDLAQRTVHMVNHTDPGSTIQSIPNRPGSRRRKRAATSRPERVWPEGVIPYVISGNFSGSQRAIFRQAMRHWEKHTCVTFIERTQEESYIVFTYRPCGCCSYVGRRGGGPQAISIGKNCDKFGIVVHELGHVIGFWHEHTRPDRDEHVSIIRDNIQPGQEYNFLKMEPGEVDSLGEVYDFDSIMHYARNTFSRGIFLDTILPRYDVNGVRPPIGQRTRLSKGDITQARKLYKCSRCGDSLQDSSGNFSSPGFPNGYSAYMHCIWRISVTPGEKIILNFTSMDLYRSHLCWYDHVEIRDGYWRKAPLKGRFCGDKLPEPIISTDSRLWIEFRSSSNWVGKGFSAVYEAICGGEVKKDNGQIQSPNYPDDYRPNKVCVWKVTVAQGYHVGLTFQSFEIERHDSCAYDYLEVRDGNSENSPLLGRFCGYDKPDDIKTSSNQLWMKFVSDGSVNKAGFAANFFKEMDECSKPDNGRCEQRCVNTLGSYKCACDPGYELAADKRSCEAACGGFITKLNGSITSPGWPREYPPNKNCIWQLVAPTQYRITLLFDVFETEGNDVCKYDYVEVRSGLSADSRLHGKFCGAEKPEAITSQYNNMRIEFKSDNTVSKKGFKAQFFSDKDECSKENGGCQHECVNTFGSYSCQCRSGFVLHENKHDCKEAGCDHTVNSVSGTITSPNWPDRYPSKKACTWALTTTPGHRIKIAFNEIDMEAHLECAYDHIEIYDGRDGKSPSLGRFCGTKKPPPITSTANKLFVRFFSDNSVQKKGFEASHSAECGGHLKAEVKTKDLFSHAQFGDNNYPGASDCQWVISAEKGYGVELIFQTFEIEEEADCGYDYMELFDGADTKSPRLGRYCGSGPPEEIYSAGDSIVIKFRSDDTINKKGFHVRYTSTKFQDTLHSRK; encoded by the exons ATGGATCTCACGGCGAGATGTTTGCTTCTACTATCCTGTCTCGGCGTGATATTGGCGATCGATATGGAGTCGATTGATCCGGGCTACTATGTGGACCCCATTGCCACATCAGACGCGATCGACTATAAGGATCCCTGTAAAGCTg tTGCCTTTCTGGGAGACATAGCTCTGGATGAAGAGGACCTTCGAATGTTCAAAGTGGACAGAATCATAGATTTGGCTCAGAGAACTGTCCACATGGTTAATCACACAGACCCag GATCAACCATTCAGAGTATCCCTAACAGGCCGGGCTCACGACGTAGGAAAAGAGCGGCCACCTCCAGACCTGAGCGTGTTTGGCCTGAAGGTGTTATTCCCTATGTCATCAGTGGGAACTTTAGTG GAAGCCAGCGGGCGATATTCCGGCAGGCCATGCGGCACTGGGAGAAGCACACCTGCGTGACCTTTATAGAGAGGACGCAGGAGGAGAGCTATATTGTCTTCACATACCGACCATGTGG GTGCTGCTCCTATGTTGGTCGTCGAGGAGGGGGCCCCCAGGCTATATCCATCGGAAAAAACTGTGACAAGTTTGGTATTGTGGTGCACGAGTTGGGTCATGTGATCGGATTCTGGCACGAGCACACGAGGCCTGACCGAGACGAACACGTCAGCATTATCAGGGACAACATTCAGCCAG GGCAAGAGTATAACTTTCTGAAGATGGAGCCGGGGGAGGTGGACTCTTTGGGAGAAGTCTATGATTTTGACAGTATCATGCACTATGCCAGGAATACATTCTCCAG AGGCATTTTCCTGGACACCATCCTGCCACGCTATGATGTGAATGGAGTACGACCACCAATTGGCCAGAGAACCAGGCTGAGCAAAGGGGATATCACACAGGCACGCAAACTCTACAAATGCTCCA GATGTGGGGACAGTCTGCAGGACAGCAGCGGGAACTTCTCCTCGCCTGGATTTCCAAATGGTTACTCAGCGTACATGCACTGCATCTGGAGGATATCAGTCACACCGGGCGAGAAG ATCATTCTGAACTTTACCTCCATGGATCTGTACCGGAGTCACCTATGTTGGTACGACCATGTAGAAATCAGAGACGGATACTGGAGGAAGGCTCCTCTAAAAG GTCGTTTCTGTGGTGATAAGCTGCCTGAACCAATCATCTCCACCGACAGTCGGCTGTGGATTGAATTCCGCAGCAGTAGCAACTGGGTGGGAAAAGGATTCTCCGCCGTCTATGAGG CTATCTGTGGTGGGGAGGTGAAGAAAGACAATGGCCAGATCCAATCCCCCAACTACCCTGATGACTACAGGCCCAACAAAGTGTGCGTGTGGAAAGTAACTGTAGCTCAGGGCTACCATGTAGGACTTACCTTCCAGTCTTTTGAA ATTGAGAGACATGACAGTTGTGCCTATGACTACCTGGAGGTGCGCGATGGAAACTCTGAAAACAGTCCCCTGCTGGGCCGATTCTGTGGCTACGACAAGCCAGATGACATCAAAACCAGCTCCAACCAGCTGTGGATGAAATTCGTGTCAGATGGCTCGGTGAACAAGGCTGGCTTTGCTGCAAACTTCTTTAAAG agatGGATGAGTGCTCCAAGCCGGACAACGGTCGCTGTGAGCAACGTTGTGTCAACACACTGGGCAGCTACAAGTGTGCCTGTGACCCGGGCTATGAGCTGGCTGCTGACAAGCGCAGCTGCGAGG CTGCCTGTGGAGGTTTCATCACCAAGCTGAACGGGTCCATTACCAGCCCCGGTTGGCCCAGAGAGTACCCCCCAAACAAGAACTGCATCTGGCAGCTTGTCGCCCCAACACAGTATCGCATAACTCTGCTCTTTGACGTCTTCGAGACTGAGGGCAATGAT GTTTGTAAGTACGACTATGTGGAGGTTCGCAGCGGGCTATCAGCCGATTCAAGATTACATGGGAAGTTCTGTGGGGCGGAGAAACCCGAAGCTATCACCTCCCAGTACAACAACATGCGCATTGAGTTTAAATCAGACAATACCGTGTCCAAGAAAGGCTTTAAAGCACAATTCTTCTCAG ACAAAGATGAGTGCTCCAAGGAGAACGGAGGCTGTCAACACGAGTGTGTCAACACCTTTGGAAGCTACAGCTGTCAGTGCAGGAGCGGCTTTGTGCTGCATGAGAACAAACACGACTGCAAAGAAG CCGGCTGTGATCATACTGTGAATAGCGTGAGTGGAACCATTACCAGCCCAAACTGGCCGGACAGATATCCCAGCAAGAAGGCCTGCACCTGGGCCCTCACCACCACTCCAGGCCACCGCATTAAAATC GCCTTTAACGAGATCGACATGGAGGCCCACCTGGAGTGTGCGTATGACCACATAGAGATTTATGACGGGCGAGATGGAAAATCTCCAAGTCTGGGTCGCTTCTGTGGAACCAAGAAGCCCCCACCCATCACGTCGACTGCAAACAAGCTGTTCGTTCGCTTCTTCTCTGATAACTCTGTGCAAAAGAAAGGCTTCGAGGCTTCCCATTCTGCAG AGTGCGGTGGTCACCTGAAGGCTGAAGTCAAAACCAAGGACCTGTTCTCCCACGCCCAGTTTGGGGACAATAACTACCCCGGAGCCTCTGACTGTCAGTGGGTGATATCTGCTGAGAAGGGCTATGGGGTGGAGCTCATCTTCCAGACCTTTGAGATTGAGGAGGAGGCGGATTGTGGCTATGACTACATGGAGCTCTTCGATGGCGCCGACACCAAGTCCCCTCGGCTGGGACGCTATTGTGGCTCGGGG CCTCCAGAGGAGATCTACTCGGCTGGTGACTCCATTGTGATCAAGTTCCGCTCTGACGATACAATCAACAAGAAAGGATTTCACGTCCGCTACACCAGCACCAAGTTCCAGGACACACTGCACTCACGCAAGTGA